One region of Triticum aestivum cultivar Chinese Spring chromosome 6B, IWGSC CS RefSeq v2.1, whole genome shotgun sequence genomic DNA includes:
- the LOC123134590 gene encoding galactoside 2-alpha-L-fucosyltransferase-like, whose product MHRKAKVFAEGVTEQETSPAAVLPRTATARDLLEAEEAPDQCSMTPRKKNKKRPMGAGERRCRPAVNLLLVAFVVAVLLAVVLLVDGVGVPAVWIAAAGAQLRRGSGYAWLPYAGNAPDKLLGGLLADEVDDKTCRSRHESSAYRRNTPRRPSPHLVARLRRHEELQRRCGPGSDAYGRAIQQLSAGRSAVDAECKYVVSVCNRGLGNRILAAASAFLYALLTDRVLLIDRGNGMDELFCEPFPGATWLLPPDFPVAGLANITVDAAETYGNMLKNKVLTVDSKEPVQVPALAYAYLEHDYGDGDKRFFCDDDQRLMSSIQWLVARMDTYSVPGLFQVPSFADELAALFPERDAVFHHLGRYLFHPADHVWSLVSRYYRAYLARAEQLVGIQLRVFDSEQGKSPHILRQITSCVWKEKLLPEVLAAGEPVITPVPGGMSRTVLIASLRPWFYERIKSMYWEQPTANGEDVGVHQPSHEEYQQFGRRSHDTKAWAEMYLLSLCDVLVTSGWSTFGYVAQGLAGVTPWVMYRPVNFSETPDPPCGRDVSMEPCFHTPPMYDCKLKHTADTARSVPHLRRCEDVKWGLKLVGPK is encoded by the exons ATGCACCGCAAGGCCAAGGTGTTCGCGGAGGGCGTCACGGAGCAGGAGACGTCGCCGGCGGCCGTGCTGCCGAGGACCGCCACGGCGCGCGACTTGCTGGAGGCCGAGGAGGCTCCGGACCAGTGCTCCATGACGCCgcggaagaagaataagaagaggccGATGGGCGCCGGTGAGAGGCGGTGCAGGCCGGCGGTCAACCTGTTGCTCGTCGCCTTCGTCGTGGCCGTGCTGCTGGCGGTCGTCCTTCTTGTCGACGGCGTCGGCGTTCCCGCGGTCTGGATCGCCGCTGCCGGAGCCCAGCTGCGCCGAG GTTCCGGTTACGCCTGGTTACCGTACGCGGGGAACGCGCCGGACAAACTCCTCGGCGGCCTCCTGGCCGACGAAGTCGACGACAAGACATGCCGCAGCAGGCACGAGTCCTCCGCGTACCGACGGAACACGCCGCGGCGGCCTTCCCCGCACCTCGTCGCGAGGCTTAGACGGCACGAAGAGCTCCAGCGACGGTGTGGCCCCGGCAGCGACGCGTACGGCCGCGCCATCCAGCAGCTGAGCGCCGGCAGGAGCGCCGTCGACGCCGAGTGCAAGTACGTGGTCTCCGTCTGCAACCGCGGCCTCGGCAACCGCATCCTCGCCGCCGCGTCGGCGTTCCTCTACGCGCTGCTCACCGACCGCGTCCTCCTCATCGACCGGGGCAACGGCATGGACGAGCTCTTCTGCGAGCCGTTCCCCGGCGCGACGTGGCTGCTGCCCCCGGACTTCCCCGTGGCGGGCCTCGCCAACATCACCGTCGACGCCGCCGAGACCTACGGCAACATGCTCAAGAACAAGGTGCTCACGGTGGACTCCAAGGAGCCGGTGCAGGTGCCGGCGTTGGCGTACGCCTACCTTGAGCACGACTACGGCGACGGCGACAAGAGGTTCTTCTGCGACGACGACCAGCGGCTCATGTCCAGCATCCAGTGGCTGGTTGCGAGGATGGACACCTACAGCGTGCCGGGGCTGTTCCAGGTCCCGTCGTTCGCGGACGAGCTCGCCGCGCTCTTCCCGGAGCGCGACGCCGTGTTCCACCACCTCGGCCGCTACCTCTTTCACCCGGCCGACCACGTCTGGAGCCTCgtctcgcggtactaccgcgcctaccTCGCGCGTGCGGAGCAGCTGGTCGGCATCCAGCTACGCGTCTTCGACAGCGAGCAGGGCAAGTCGCCGCACATCCTGCGGCAGATCACGTCGTGCGTGTGGAAGGAGAAGCTGCTCCCGGAGGTCCTCGCCGCCGGTGAGCCGGTCATCACGCCGGTGCCCGGGGGCATGTCCAGGACCGTCCTAATCGCCTCGCTGAGGCCGTGGTTCTACGAGCGCATCAAGAGCATGTACTGGGAGCAGCCGACGGCGAACGGCGAGGACGTGGGCGTGCACCAGCCGAGCCACGAGGAGTACCAGCAGTTCGGCCGGAGGTCGCACGACACCAAGGCGTGGGCGGAGATGTACCTGCTCAGCCTCTGCGATGTGCTCGTCACCTCCGGCTGGTCCACGTTCGGGTACGTCGCGCAGGGGCTCGCCGGCGTCACGCCGTGGGTCATGTACCGCCCGGTCAACTTCAGCGAGACGCCGGACCCGCCCTGCGGCCGCGACGTGTCCATGGAGCCCTGCTTCCACACGCCGCCCATGTACGATTGCAAGCTCAAACACACGGCGGACACCGCGAGGTCGGTGCCGCATCTCCGGCGCTGCGAGGACGTGAAATGGGGCTTGAAGCTTGTTGGCCCCAAATAG